A window of the Hypomesus transpacificus isolate Combined female chromosome 8, fHypTra1, whole genome shotgun sequence genome harbors these coding sequences:
- the rpl7 gene encoding 60S ribosomal protein L7 translates to MADAEKKVPAVPESLLKRRKAYATMKAMRIKKLLADKKSRKVTRKLIYKRAEMYHKEYREMYRREIRLSRTARKVGNYYVPAEPKLAFVIRIRGINGVSPKVRKVLQLLRLRQIFNGVFVKLNKASINMLRIAEPYIAWGYPNLKSVRELIYKRGHGRMTKQRIALTDNALVEKALGKYGIICVEDLIHEIYTVGKNFKPANNFLWPFKLSSPRGGMNKKTTHFVEGGDAGNREDQINRLVRRMN, encoded by the exons ATGGCGGACGCAGA GAAGAAGGTTCCGGCGGTCCCTGAGAGCCTTTTGAAAAGGCGAAAGGCCTACGCTACCATGAAGGCCATGCGCATCAAGAAGTTGCTGGCTGACAAAAAG TCTCGCAAAGTGACCAGGAAACTCATCTACAAGAGGGCTGAGATGTATCACAAGGAGTACAGGGAGATGTACAGGCGCGAGATTCGCCTGTCCCGTACAGCCCGCAAAGTTGGGAACTACTATGTCCCAGCTGAGCCCAAACTGGCCTTTGTCATCAGAATCAGAGG TATCAACGGAGTCAGCCCCAAGGTCCGCaaagtcctccagctcctccgtcTTCGCCAGATCTTCAACGGCGTGTTCGTCAAGCTGAACAAGGCTTCCATCAACATGTTGAGGATTGCTGAGCCTTACATTGCTTGGGG GTACCCCAACCTGAAGTCAGTGCGTGAGCTGATCTACAAGCGTGGTCATGGCAGGATGACAAAGCAGCGCATCGCCCTCACTGACAACGCGCTGGTGGAGAAGGCTCTCG gCAAATACGGCATCATCTGTGTCGAGGACCTGATCCATGAGATCTACACAGTTGGTAAGAACTTCAAGCCCGCCAACAACTTCCTGTGGCCCTTCAAGCTGTCGTCCCCCCGTGGTGGCATGAACAAGAAGACCACTCACtttgtggagggaggagatgctGGGAACAGGGAGGACCAGATCAACAGACTGGTCAGGAGGATGAACTAG